The following coding sequences lie in one Nitratireductor mangrovi genomic window:
- the hutU gene encoding urocanate hydratase codes for MSNPRHNIREVRSPRGSELSAQSWMTEAPLRMLMNNLDPDVAENPNELVVYGGIGRAARTWDDFDRIAATLRTLTEEETLLVQSGKPVGVFRTHADAPRVLIANSNLVPEWATWAHFNELDRKGLMMYGQMTAGSWIYIGTQGIVQGTYETFVEAGRQHYDGDLKGKWILTAGLGGMGGAQPLAAVMAGACCLAIECDETRIDFRQRTRYVDEKATSLDEALAMIASWTKAGEAKSVGLLGNAADIVPELVRRGVRPDMVTDQTSAHDPVNGYLPKGWSLAEWRDKRESDPKAVEKAARASMREHVEAMVAYWNMGVPTLDYGNNIRQVAKEEGFENAFAFPGFVPAYIRPLFCRGIGPFRWAALSGDPEDIYRTDEKVKELLPDNEHLHRWLDMARDRIAFQGLPARICWVGLGDRHKLGLAFNEMVAKGELKAPVVIGRDHLDSGSVASPNRETEAMRDGSDAVSDWPLLNALLNCASGATWVSLHHGGGVGMGFSQHAGMVICADGSEAAARRIERVLWNDPATGVMRHADAGYDVAIECATEKGLRLPAILGN; via the coding sequence ATGAGCAATCCCCGCCACAACATCCGCGAAGTGCGCAGTCCGCGCGGCTCCGAGCTCAGCGCACAGAGCTGGATGACCGAGGCGCCACTCAGGATGCTGATGAACAACCTCGATCCCGATGTGGCCGAGAACCCGAACGAGCTGGTGGTTTATGGCGGCATCGGTCGGGCGGCGCGCACCTGGGACGACTTCGACCGCATCGCCGCGACGCTGAGGACGCTTACGGAAGAAGAGACGCTGCTGGTCCAGTCCGGCAAGCCGGTCGGCGTCTTCCGCACCCATGCCGACGCGCCGCGGGTGCTGATCGCCAACTCCAACCTGGTGCCGGAATGGGCGACCTGGGCGCATTTCAACGAACTCGACCGCAAGGGGTTGATGATGTACGGCCAGATGACGGCCGGCTCGTGGATCTATATCGGCACCCAGGGCATCGTGCAGGGCACCTACGAAACCTTCGTTGAGGCCGGCCGGCAGCACTATGACGGCGACCTGAAAGGCAAGTGGATCCTGACCGCGGGCCTCGGCGGCATGGGTGGCGCACAGCCGCTGGCCGCGGTGATGGCCGGCGCCTGTTGCCTGGCGATCGAATGCGACGAGACCCGCATCGATTTCCGCCAGCGTACCCGCTATGTCGACGAAAAGGCGACCTCGCTCGACGAGGCGCTGGCCATGATCGCGAGCTGGACCAAGGCCGGTGAGGCGAAATCGGTCGGCCTGCTCGGCAACGCCGCCGACATCGTGCCGGAACTGGTGCGCCGCGGCGTGCGGCCCGACATGGTCACCGACCAGACGTCTGCCCACGACCCGGTCAACGGCTATTTGCCCAAGGGCTGGTCGCTGGCCGAATGGCGCGACAAGCGCGAAAGCGATCCCAAGGCGGTGGAAAAGGCCGCGCGCGCCTCCATGCGCGAGCATGTCGAGGCAATGGTCGCCTACTGGAACATGGGCGTGCCGACGCTCGACTATGGCAACAACATACGCCAGGTCGCCAAGGAGGAGGGTTTCGAAAACGCCTTCGCCTTCCCGGGCTTCGTACCGGCCTATATCCGGCCGCTGTTCTGCCGCGGCATCGGGCCCTTCCGCTGGGCAGCACTTTCCGGCGATCCTGAAGACATCTACCGCACCGACGAAAAGGTGAAGGAGCTGCTTCCCGACAATGAGCACCTGCATCGCTGGCTCGACATGGCTCGCGACCGCATAGCCTTCCAGGGCCTGCCGGCGCGCATCTGCTGGGTCGGGCTCGGCGACCGGCACAAGCTGGGCCTCGCCTTCAACGAGATGGTCGCAAAGGGTGAACTCAAGGCGCCCGTCGTGATCGGCCGTGACCATCTCGATTCAGGTTCGGTTGCCTCGCCGAACCGCGAGACCGAGGCGATGAGGGACGGGTCCGACGCCGTCTCCGACTGGCCGCTGCTCAACGCATTGCTCAATTGCGCCTCGGGCGCCACCTGGGTGTCGCTGCATCATGGCGGCGGGGTCGGCATGGGCTTTTCGCAGCACGCCGGCATGGTCATCTGCGCCGACGGCAGCGAGGCCGCGGCCAGGCGCATCGAGCGGGTGCTTTGGAACGATCCGGCGACCGGTGTCATGCGCCATGCCGATGCCGGCTACGACGTTGCCATTGAATGCGCCACCGAAAAGGGTTTGAGATTGCCGGCAATCCTCGGCAACTGA
- a CDS encoding TRAP transporter substrate-binding protein codes for MKRRDFLKNAALGGAATAALATPAIAQDKREWKMVTAWPKNLPGPGVAAQMLADRITTLSGGRIEVKLYAAGELVPGNGVFDAVSEGTAELYHAVPAYWGSKSKGILLFGSQPFGLRADEQFGWLAHGGGQALYDEIYARFGLKPFLCGNSGPQWQGWFRGEINSVDDLKGLRFRTTGLASEMCARIGMAVQAMGGRDMFQALQSGALDAGEFIGPWTDSALGFQQVAKNYYWPGVGEPSSAEECAVNAKVYEELPDDLKAAVSLACESLYNPVWTEYTTKHALALEKLVAEEGVQVKKLPDDVIVALGNAAGEVMAELRESDDELVRRIVESFLAYRKSVAGYMVYADNGQMNARAMDYNY; via the coding sequence ATGAAGCGCAGGGACTTTCTGAAAAATGCCGCACTGGGCGGAGCCGCGACCGCTGCACTTGCGACACCGGCCATCGCCCAGGACAAGCGCGAATGGAAGATGGTGACGGCGTGGCCGAAGAACCTTCCCGGACCGGGCGTTGCCGCGCAGATGCTGGCCGACCGCATCACCACGCTTTCGGGTGGCCGCATCGAGGTCAAGCTCTACGCCGCAGGCGAGCTGGTGCCCGGCAACGGTGTCTTCGACGCCGTCTCGGAAGGGACGGCCGAACTCTACCATGCCGTGCCGGCCTACTGGGGCTCGAAGTCGAAAGGCATCCTGCTGTTCGGCTCGCAGCCCTTCGGGCTTCGCGCCGACGAGCAGTTCGGCTGGCTTGCCCATGGCGGCGGCCAGGCGCTGTACGACGAGATCTATGCCCGCTTCGGCCTGAAGCCGTTCCTGTGCGGCAATTCCGGTCCGCAATGGCAGGGCTGGTTCCGCGGCGAGATCAATTCGGTCGATGACCTGAAGGGGCTGCGCTTCCGCACCACCGGTCTGGCGTCGGAGATGTGCGCCAGGATCGGCATGGCCGTACAGGCGATGGGCGGCCGAGACATGTTCCAGGCCCTGCAGTCGGGCGCCCTCGACGCCGGCGAGTTCATCGGCCCGTGGACCGACAGCGCGCTGGGCTTCCAGCAGGTCGCCAAGAACTACTACTGGCCGGGCGTCGGCGAGCCCTCCTCGGCCGAGGAATGCGCGGTCAACGCCAAGGTCTATGAGGAGCTGCCGGACGACCTGAAGGCCGCGGTCTCGCTCGCCTGCGAGAGCCTCTACAACCCGGTCTGGACCGAATACACCACCAAGCATGCGCTCGCGCTGGAGAAGCTGGTCGCCGAGGAGGGCGTGCAGGTGAAGAAGCTGCCGGACGACGTCATTGTCGCGCTCGGCAACGCCGCCGGCGAGGTCATGGCCGAACTCCGCGAAAGCGACGACGAACTGGTACGCCGCATCGTCGAAAGCTTCCTCGCCTACCGTAAGTCGGTAGCCGGCTATATGGTCTATGCCGACAATGGGCAGATGAACGCCCGCGCCATGGACTATAACTACTGA
- a CDS encoding TRAP transporter small permease subunit, with the protein MNTLAERLDSVNRAVGDIVRWCAILMVLVQFGIVVLRYVFGVSFIALNESVLYLHATLFMLGAGYTLLVDGHVRVDIFYAKASRRRQSAIDLFGHLFLLLPSMTVLLLWSWPSVRNSWAILEGPISVGGIPASFLLKSLIPAFCVLLIIQSVACLLRDVVRLREARA; encoded by the coding sequence ATGAACACGCTCGCCGAGCGGCTCGACAGCGTGAACCGAGCGGTCGGCGACATCGTGCGCTGGTGCGCGATTCTGATGGTGCTGGTGCAGTTCGGCATCGTCGTCTTGCGCTACGTCTTCGGCGTCAGCTTCATCGCGCTCAACGAAAGCGTGCTTTACCTGCACGCGACCCTGTTCATGCTCGGCGCCGGCTATACTTTGCTCGTTGACGGCCATGTCAGGGTCGACATCTTCTACGCCAAGGCGAGCCGGCGCCGGCAGTCGGCGATCGACCTTTTCGGACATCTCTTCCTGCTGCTGCCGTCGATGACCGTGCTGCTCCTGTGGTCATGGCCCTCGGTGCGCAATTCCTGGGCAATTCTGGAAGGGCCGATCTCGGTCGGCGGCATCCCGGCTTCGTTCCTCCTGAAGTCGCTGATACCGGCCTTCTGCGTGCTGCTCATCATCCAGTCCGTGGCTTGCCTGCTGCGCGACGTGGTACGCCTGCGCGAGGCCCGCGCGTGA
- a CDS encoding TRAP transporter large permease, which produces MSLYLDLLMFAALIGCILIGFPVSFSIAGVATAFAFLGWLSGVMDITLLGALGQRVFGVLTNDVLIAIPLFVLMGVVLERSRVAEELLETMGRLFGGLRGGLGVSVVLVGALLAASTGIVGATVIAMGMIALPTMLRNGYDPRLASGVVCTAGTLGQIIPPSTLLIILSDVMSNAYQQAQFEQGKFTVETISVGQTFAAALLPGLTLVAIYIAYVLVRALLVPDDAPASDTSEPRPNLREVAGAIVPPVLLIVAVLGAILGGVATPSEAASVGAVGAVLMAGHRNGVSPRLIFLGAGALLLLAVAAGAAPVRLQRSDVTALGWAQGIAYAGLALLGIAAILASLLRIARSGMLKPALTSTMTVTAMIFATILTASIFSLVFVGLGGEERIEQILTAMPGGPTGALIFCMALVFVLGFFLDFVEITVILLPLIVPVLILMGHDPVWLAILLAINLQTSFLTPPFGFSLFYLRGAAPPEITTGHIYAGVAPFILLQIVGVAVIWLLPGIATWLPAIIF; this is translated from the coding sequence GTGAGCCTTTATCTCGACCTCCTGATGTTCGCGGCGCTGATCGGCTGCATCCTGATCGGCTTTCCGGTGTCGTTTTCGATCGCCGGCGTGGCGACCGCCTTCGCCTTTCTCGGCTGGCTCAGCGGCGTCATGGACATCACCCTGCTCGGTGCGCTCGGCCAGCGCGTCTTCGGCGTCCTGACCAACGATGTGCTGATCGCCATCCCGCTTTTCGTGCTGATGGGCGTGGTGCTGGAACGCAGCCGGGTCGCCGAGGAACTGCTGGAGACGATGGGCCGCCTGTTCGGCGGGCTGCGCGGCGGCCTCGGCGTCTCGGTCGTCCTGGTCGGCGCGCTGCTGGCCGCCTCGACCGGCATCGTCGGCGCCACCGTCATTGCCATGGGCATGATCGCGCTGCCGACCATGCTCAGGAACGGCTACGACCCAAGACTCGCCTCCGGCGTCGTCTGCACCGCCGGCACGCTCGGTCAGATCATCCCGCCCTCGACGCTGCTCATCATCCTTTCCGACGTGATGTCGAACGCCTACCAGCAGGCACAGTTCGAGCAGGGCAAGTTTACCGTCGAGACCATCTCGGTGGGTCAGACCTTCGCCGCGGCGCTGCTGCCGGGGTTGACGCTGGTGGCGATCTACATCGCCTATGTGCTGGTCCGTGCCCTGCTTGTGCCGGACGACGCCCCGGCCTCCGACACCTCCGAGCCGCGCCCAAATCTGCGCGAGGTCGCCGGCGCCATCGTTCCGCCGGTCCTGCTCATCGTCGCCGTTCTCGGCGCCATCCTCGGCGGCGTTGCCACCCCCTCCGAGGCGGCCTCGGTCGGCGCGGTCGGTGCGGTTCTGATGGCCGGGCACCGCAACGGCGTTTCGCCGCGGCTGATCTTCCTCGGCGCCGGCGCGCTCTTGTTGCTGGCGGTCGCCGCCGGTGCGGCGCCGGTCAGGCTGCAGCGCAGCGATGTCACTGCGCTCGGCTGGGCCCAGGGCATCGCCTATGCCGGCCTCGCCCTCCTCGGCATCGCCGCCATCCTGGCTTCTCTCCTTCGCATTGCGCGCTCCGGGATGCTGAAACCTGCGCTCACCTCGACCATGACGGTGACGGCGATGATCTTCGCTACCATCCTGACCGCGAGCATCTTTTCGCTGGTCTTCGTCGGGTTGGGTGGCGAAGAACGCATCGAGCAGATCCTGACCGCGATGCCAGGCGGACCGACCGGAGCGCTGATCTTCTGCATGGCGCTGGTCTTCGTGCTCGGCTTCTTCCTCGACTTCGTCGAGATCACCGTGATCCTGCTGCCGCTGATCGTGCCCGTGCTGATCCTGATGGGACACGACCCGGTATGGCTGGCGATCCTGCTCGCCATCAACCTCCAGACCTCGTTCCTGACGCCGCCTTTCGGTTTCTCGCTGTTCTATCTGCGCGGGGCGGCACCGCCGGAGATCACCACCGGCCACATCTATGCCGGCGTGGCGCCCTTCATCCTTTTGCAGATCGTCGGCGTTGCGGTGATCTGGCTACTGCCCGGCATCGCAACCTGGCTGCCCGCCATCATCTTCTGA
- the mgrA gene encoding L-glyceraldehyde 3-phosphate reductase: MAWHPADDRYDKMSYRRCGRSGLKLPAVSLGLWHNFGGDTPHETKRAICRKAFDLGITHFDLANNYGPPPGSAETAFGEILRTDFAGFRDQLIISTKAGYDMWPGPYGEWGSRKYLLASLDQSLNRLGLDYVDIFYSHRFDPDTPLEETMMALDQAVRSGRALYAGISSYNSQRTAEAAAILRDLGTPCLIHQPSYSMINRWIEEDGLLDTLDDLGIGSIVFSPLAQGMLTAKYLDGVPEGSRATQGKSLRQSFLNEGTLANIRALNEIAEKRGQTLAQMAIAWVLRGGQVTSALIGASRPEQVENCVGALAGLDFTDAELSAIDRHAHDANVNLWAASAERKGPPRK; this comes from the coding sequence ATGGCTTGGCATCCTGCCGACGACCGTTACGACAAGATGAGCTACCGGCGCTGCGGCCGGTCCGGGCTGAAGCTTCCGGCGGTATCGCTTGGCCTTTGGCACAATTTCGGCGGAGACACGCCGCACGAGACCAAGCGCGCGATCTGCCGCAAGGCCTTCGATCTCGGCATCACCCATTTCGACCTTGCCAACAATTACGGCCCGCCGCCGGGCTCTGCCGAAACCGCTTTCGGCGAGATCCTGCGCACCGATTTCGCCGGCTTCCGCGACCAGCTGATTATCTCGACCAAGGCAGGCTACGACATGTGGCCTGGCCCTTACGGCGAATGGGGCAGCCGCAAATATCTGCTCGCCTCGCTCGACCAGAGCCTGAACCGGCTCGGCCTCGATTACGTCGACATCTTCTACTCGCACCGTTTCGACCCGGACACCCCGCTGGAAGAGACCATGATGGCGCTCGATCAGGCGGTCCGTTCGGGGCGGGCGCTTTACGCCGGCATTTCCTCCTACAATTCGCAACGTACTGCCGAGGCGGCCGCGATCCTGCGTGACCTCGGTACGCCCTGCCTGATCCACCAGCCGAGCTATTCGATGATCAACCGCTGGATCGAGGAGGACGGGCTGCTCGACACGCTCGACGATCTCGGCATCGGCTCGATCGTGTTCTCGCCGCTGGCCCAGGGCATGCTGACGGCGAAATATCTCGACGGCGTTCCCGAGGGTAGCCGCGCCACGCAGGGCAAGTCGCTGCGCCAGTCCTTCCTCAACGAAGGCACCCTCGCCAACATTCGCGCCCTCAACGAGATTGCCGAAAAACGCGGCCAGACCCTGGCCCAGATGGCGATCGCCTGGGTGCTGCGTGGCGGTCAAGTGACCTCGGCACTGATCGGCGCCAGCCGACCGGAGCAGGTCGAGAACTGCGTCGGAGCGCTGGCCGGGCTGGACTTCACCGACGCCGAACTGTCGGCGATCGACCGCCACGCGCATGACGCCAACGTCAATCTCTGGGCGGCGTCGGCCGAGCGCAAGGGGCCGCCGCGCAAGTAG
- the gndA gene encoding NADP-dependent phosphogluconate dehydrogenase — MEKAEIGLIGLGVMGANLALNIAEKGHRIAVWNRTTETTHAFAADAGPLAERIIPCETLAELVTAIRPPRPLILMVPAGAAVDQQIKALRPLLSVDDILIDAGNANFRDTMRRFEELEGTGLSFIGMGVSGGEEGARHGPSIMVGGSAQSWLRLKHILVAIAARHDDEPCVAHLGPNGAGHFVKTIHNGIEYADMQMIAEIYGILRDGAGLQTPEMARLFETWNKGRLESYLVEITAKVLAATDPETQAPVVDIILDRAGQKGTGRWSAIEAQRAGVAATAIEAAVAARSLSALKQEREAAEAAYGLPAPAFAKADKRRIVDDLELALFAGKIAAYAQGFAVMEAASREFAWGTPLATVARIWRAGCIIRSQFLGAIAEIYDEGPVANLLVAPRFVEAMTEAHPALRRAVARAAEAGIPVPALSSALAYFDTYRTARGTANLIQAQRDFFGAHGFERIDADGAHHGPWQAV, encoded by the coding sequence ATGGAAAAGGCGGAGATCGGCCTCATCGGGCTTGGGGTCATGGGCGCCAACCTCGCCCTCAACATTGCCGAAAAGGGCCACCGGATAGCGGTCTGGAACCGGACGACGGAAACCACCCACGCCTTTGCCGCCGACGCCGGTCCGCTTGCCGAGCGCATCATTCCTTGCGAAACGCTGGCGGAGCTTGTGACCGCCATCCGCCCGCCGCGCCCGCTTATCCTGATGGTGCCGGCCGGGGCCGCGGTCGACCAGCAGATCAAGGCATTGAGGCCGCTGCTTTCGGTCGACGATATTCTGATCGATGCAGGCAATGCCAACTTCCGCGACACGATGCGGCGCTTCGAGGAACTGGAGGGCACCGGCCTTTCGTTCATCGGCATGGGTGTCTCCGGAGGCGAGGAAGGCGCACGCCATGGCCCCTCGATCATGGTCGGCGGCAGTGCGCAGTCATGGCTGCGGCTGAAGCACATTCTGGTGGCGATCGCGGCGCGCCACGACGACGAACCCTGCGTCGCCCATCTCGGGCCGAATGGCGCCGGCCATTTCGTCAAGACCATCCACAATGGCATCGAGTATGCCGACATGCAGATGATCGCCGAGATCTACGGCATCCTCCGCGACGGTGCAGGGCTGCAGACACCAGAAATGGCGCGGCTTTTCGAGACCTGGAACAAGGGCAGGCTCGAATCCTATCTGGTCGAGATCACGGCCAAGGTGCTCGCAGCGACCGACCCCGAAACCCAGGCGCCCGTTGTCGATATCATCCTCGACCGAGCCGGCCAGAAGGGCACCGGACGCTGGTCGGCAATCGAGGCCCAGCGCGCCGGCGTCGCCGCGACCGCGATCGAGGCGGCGGTGGCGGCGCGCAGCCTTTCGGCCCTGAAGCAGGAACGCGAAGCGGCCGAAGCGGCATACGGTTTGCCGGCGCCGGCCTTCGCCAAGGCGGACAAGCGCCGCATCGTCGACGATCTCGAACTGGCGCTGTTCGCCGGCAAGATTGCCGCCTATGCGCAGGGCTTCGCAGTCATGGAAGCCGCGTCGCGCGAATTTGCCTGGGGCACACCACTGGCGACGGTGGCGCGCATATGGCGTGCCGGCTGCATCATCCGCTCGCAGTTCCTCGGCGCCATCGCGGAGATCTATGACGAGGGTCCGGTCGCCAATCTTCTGGTCGCGCCGCGCTTCGTCGAGGCGATGACAGAGGCGCATCCTGCCTTGCGCCGCGCGGTGGCCCGCGCCGCCGAGGCCGGCATTCCGGTGCCGGCCCTCTCCTCTGCCCTTGCTTATTTCGACACCTATCGCACGGCGCGCGGCACGGCCAACCTGATCCAGGCCCAGCGCGATTTCTTTGGTGCGCATGGCTTCGAGCGCATCGACGCGGACGGCGCGCATCACGGGCCGTGGCAGGCCGTCTGA
- a CDS encoding sugar phosphate isomerase/epimerase family protein, whose translation MKVGFCLFLWTTHVTAAHEALLRDLKKTGYDGVEIPVFEGEPDDYRRLGALLDEIGLERTAVSAMGDPAMNLISADGSERAAGASYMQWAIDCSAALGADTLSGPLHSTLGHFSGEGPTRAEFERSIAAQRTIGDHAGKHGVTVGLEALNRFECYLVNTMDDLCAHLDEIDHPHIKAMYDTFHANIEEQDPIGAFERNLRHIVHVHISENDRGVPGRGNIPWEETFAAIRGSGYDRWLTIESFGRGLKDLAAATKVWRDFAESPEAVYRQGFAHIRDGWAAAGQAKRS comes from the coding sequence ATGAAGGTCGGCTTTTGCCTGTTTCTGTGGACGACGCACGTTACGGCAGCGCATGAGGCGTTGCTTCGCGACCTGAAGAAGACCGGCTATGACGGCGTCGAGATTCCGGTGTTCGAGGGTGAGCCCGACGACTACCGAAGGCTCGGCGCACTGCTCGACGAGATCGGACTGGAACGGACCGCGGTGTCGGCCATGGGCGACCCGGCAATGAACCTGATCTCGGCTGATGGTAGCGAGAGGGCAGCCGGCGCTTCGTACATGCAGTGGGCGATCGATTGCAGCGCAGCGCTGGGCGCCGACACGCTGTCGGGTCCGCTGCATTCGACGCTCGGCCATTTTTCCGGCGAAGGCCCGACGCGGGCCGAGTTCGAACGCTCGATCGCTGCGCAACGCACAATCGGCGATCATGCCGGCAAGCACGGCGTCACCGTCGGGCTCGAGGCGCTGAACCGCTTCGAATGTTACCTCGTCAACACGATGGACGACCTCTGCGCCCATCTCGACGAGATCGACCATCCGCATATCAAGGCGATGTATGACACGTTCCACGCCAATATCGAGGAGCAGGACCCGATCGGCGCCTTCGAGCGCAATCTGCGCCATATCGTGCATGTCCACATCTCGGAAAACGATCGCGGTGTACCCGGCCGCGGCAACATCCCCTGGGAAGAGACCTTTGCCGCTATCCGCGGCTCCGGCTACGACCGCTGGCTGACGATCGAATCCTTCGGCCGGGGACTGAAGGATCTCGCTGCCGCAACCAAGGTCTGGCGCGACTTTGCCGAAAGCCCGGAGGCTGTCTATCGCCAGGGTTTCGCTCATATCCGCGACGGCTGGGCCGCGGCCGGCCAGGCCAAGCGCTCCTGA
- a CDS encoding ABC transporter ATP-binding protein — MDALKLEDIRKSFGQVEVLKGIDLEVADGEFVVFVGPSGCGKSTLLRVIAGLEDASSGDVIIAGARVNTVPPAKRGIAMVFQTYALYPHLTVRNNMGLGLKQSGAPAAEIARRTDAASAMLSLEPYLERRPAELSGGQRQRVAIGRAVVREPKLFLFDEPLSNLDAALRVNTRLEIAQLHRRLRATMIYVTHDQVEAMTLADRIVVLNEGRIEQVGPPMELYNNPANEFVAGFIGSPKMNFIDGARLGETVKTVGVRPEHLSVDRDKGDWKGTVVHAEHLGADTNLYIETERAGLLTARIFGEFRAEPGETIFATPDPERTCRFDAEGRTVR; from the coding sequence ATGGACGCGCTGAAGCTCGAAGACATCCGCAAATCCTTCGGCCAGGTCGAGGTGCTGAAAGGTATCGACCTCGAGGTTGCCGACGGCGAATTCGTCGTCTTTGTAGGCCCGTCCGGCTGCGGCAAGTCGACCCTCCTGCGCGTCATCGCCGGCCTCGAGGACGCAAGTTCCGGCGATGTCATCATAGCCGGCGCGCGGGTCAACACGGTGCCGCCTGCCAAGCGCGGCATCGCCATGGTGTTCCAGACCTACGCGCTTTATCCGCATCTGACCGTGCGCAACAATATGGGGCTCGGGCTCAAGCAGTCCGGTGCGCCGGCGGCCGAGATCGCCAGGCGCACCGACGCCGCCTCGGCGATGCTGTCGCTCGAACCCTATCTGGAGCGCCGGCCGGCGGAGTTGTCGGGTGGCCAGCGTCAGCGCGTCGCGATCGGCCGCGCAGTGGTACGCGAGCCGAAACTGTTCCTGTTCGACGAGCCGCTGTCGAACCTCGATGCGGCGCTCAGGGTCAACACACGGCTCGAGATCGCCCAGTTGCACAGGCGTCTCAGGGCGACGATGATTTACGTCACCCACGACCAGGTCGAGGCGATGACGCTCGCCGACCGTATCGTCGTTTTGAACGAGGGCCGGATCGAGCAGGTCGGCCCGCCGATGGAGCTTTACAATAACCCGGCCAACGAATTCGTTGCCGGCTTCATCGGTTCACCCAAGATGAATTTCATCGATGGCGCGCGCCTCGGCGAAACAGTCAAGACGGTCGGCGTGCGGCCGGAACATCTCAGCGTCGATCGCGACAAGGGCGACTGGAAGGGCACGGTTGTTCACGCCGAGCACCTTGGCGCCGACACCAATCTCTATATCGAAACCGAGAGGGCGGGCCTTCTGACGGCGCGCATCTTTGGTGAATTCCGGGCCGAACCCGGCGAAACCATCTTCGCCACGCCCGATCCCGAGCGCACTTGCCGTTTCGACGCCGAAGGCCGTACCGTGCGCTGA
- a CDS encoding Gfo/Idh/MocA family protein, whose amino-acid sequence MNATNPIRVVVAGLGNMGRSHALAYHDNPGFEIVALVNRSKVELPEGLSGYGIRPSFDDTLKELRPELASINTYSDSHADYAVMALEAGAHVFVEKPLATSVADAERVVAAAKANGRKLIIGYILRHHPSWVRLISEARALGGPYVFRMNLNQQSRGPTWATHKQLMQTTSPIVDCGVHYLDVMCQITDARPVEVRGMGLRLTDEIAPDMYNYGHLQVLFEDGSVGWYEAGWGPMISETAFFVKDVISPNGCVSIVMDENAKSDDIDTHTKTAVIRIHRAETGPDGRFASPDEHLSMEGEPGHQALCDREQAFVLNAIREDIDLSRHMDDAVKSLRVCLAADESVRTGKAVRL is encoded by the coding sequence GTGAACGCAACGAACCCGATCCGCGTCGTCGTGGCAGGTCTCGGCAATATGGGCCGCAGCCATGCGCTGGCCTATCACGACAATCCCGGCTTCGAGATCGTGGCGCTGGTCAACCGCTCGAAAGTCGAGCTGCCTGAAGGGCTTTCGGGTTACGGCATTCGCCCTTCGTTCGATGACACGCTGAAGGAACTGCGACCGGAGCTCGCCTCGATCAATACCTATTCCGACAGCCATGCCGACTATGCGGTCATGGCCTTGGAGGCGGGCGCCCATGTCTTTGTCGAAAAGCCGCTGGCGACCTCGGTCGCCGACGCCGAGCGCGTTGTGGCGGCGGCAAAGGCCAACGGTCGCAAGCTCATCATCGGCTATATCCTGCGCCATCACCCTTCATGGGTGCGGCTGATTTCCGAAGCGCGTGCGCTCGGCGGACCCTACGTCTTTCGCATGAACCTGAACCAGCAGTCGCGCGGACCGACCTGGGCGACGCACAAGCAACTCATGCAGACGACTTCCCCGATCGTCGATTGCGGCGTGCATTATCTCGACGTCATGTGCCAGATCACCGATGCGCGGCCGGTCGAGGTGCGCGGCATGGGGCTGAGGCTGACCGACGAGATCGCCCCTGACATGTACAATTACGGCCACCTGCAGGTGCTGTTCGAGGACGGTTCGGTCGGCTGGTACGAGGCGGGCTGGGGCCCGATGATCTCCGAGACCGCCTTTTTCGTGAAGGACGTGATCTCTCCCAACGGCTGCGTTTCGATCGTCATGGACGAGAATGCCAAGTCCGACGACATCGACACCCACACCAAGACAGCCGTGATCCGGATACACCGCGCCGAAACCGGCCCGGACGGCCGGTTTGCCTCCCCGGACGAGCATCTGTCGATGGAAGGCGAGCCCGGGCACCAGGCGCTGTGTGACCGCGAGCAGGCCTTCGTGCTTAACGCGATCCGCGAGGATATCGACCTGTCGCGCCATATGGACGATGCGGTCAAGTCGCTGCGGGTTTGCCTTGCCGCCGACGAAAGCGTGCGAACCGGCAAGGCAGTGCGGCTTTGA